Proteins encoded by one window of Equus przewalskii isolate Varuska chromosome 24, EquPr2, whole genome shotgun sequence:
- the ZRANB2 gene encoding zinc finger Ran-binding domain-containing protein 2 isoform X2 — MSTKNFRVSDGDWICPDKKCGNVNFARRTSCNRCGREKTTEAKMMKAGGTEIGKTLAEKSRGLFSANDWQCKTCSNVNWARRSECNMCNTPKYAKLEERTGYGGGFNERENVEYIEREESDGEYDEFGRKKKKYRGKAVGPASILKEVEDKESEGEDEDEDEDLSKYKLDEDEDEDDADLSKYNLDASEEEDSNKKKSNRRSRSKSRSSHSRSSSRSSSPSSSRSRSRSRSRSSSSSQSRSRSSSRERSRSRGSKSRSSSRSHRGSSSPRKRSYSSSSSSPERNRKRSRSRSSSSGDRKKRRTRSRSPESQVIGENTKQP, encoded by the exons ATGTCGACCAAGAATTTCCGAGTCAGTGACGGTGACTGGATTTGCCCTGACAAAAA atgtggaaatgtaaattttGCTAGAAGAACCAGCTGTAATAGATGTGGTCGGG agaaaacaacTGAGGCTAAGATGATGAAAGCTGGTGGCACTGAAATAGGAAAGACACTTGCAGAAAAGAGCCGAGGCCTATTTAGTGCTAATGATTGGCAGTGTAAAAC cTGCAGTAACGTGAATTGGGCCAGAAGGTCAGAGTGTAACATGTGTAATACCCCAAAGTATGCTAAGTTAGAAGAAAGGACAG GGTATGGTGGTGgttttaatgaaagagaaaatgttgagtatatagaaagagaagaatcGGATGGTGAATATGATGAG TTTGGacgtaaaaagaaaaaatacagagggAAGGCAGTTGGTCCTGCATCTATTTTAAAGGAAGTTGAAGATAAAGAATCTGAGGGAgaagatgaggatgaggatgaagatctttctaaatataaattaGATGAG GATGAGGATGAAGATGATGCTGATCTCTCAAAATATAATCTTGATGCCAGCGAGGAAGAAgatagtaataaaaagaaatctaatagACGAAGTCGCTCAAAGTCTCGATCTTCACACTCACGATCTTCATCACGCTCATCCTCCCCCTCAAGTTCAAGGTCTAGGTCCAG GTCCCGTTCAAGAAGTTCTTCCAGTTCGCAGTCAAGATCTCGTTCCAGTTCCAGAGAACGTTCGAGATCTCGTGGGTCGAAATCAAG ATCCAGCTCCAGGTCCCACAGGGGCTCTTCTTCCCCACGAAAAAGATCTTATTCAAGTTCATCATCTTCTCCtgagaggaacagaaagagaagtcgTTCTAGATCCTCTTCATCTGGTGATCGCAAAAAAAGACGCACAAGATCACGGTCACCCGAAAG CCAGGTGATTGGTGAAAACACTAAACAACCCTGA
- the ZRANB2 gene encoding zinc finger Ran-binding domain-containing protein 2 isoform X1 — protein MSTKNFRVSDGDWICPDKKCGNVNFARRTSCNRCGREKTTEAKMMKAGGTEIGKTLAEKSRGLFSANDWQCKTCSNVNWARRSECNMCNTPKYAKLEERTGYGGGFNERENVEYIEREESDGEYDEFGRKKKKYRGKAVGPASILKEVEDKESEGEDEDEDEDLSKYKLDEDEDEDDADLSKYNLDASEEEDSNKKKSNRRSRSKSRSSHSRSSSRSSSPSSSRSRSRSRSRSSSSSQSRSRSSSRERSRSRGSKSRSSSRSHRGSSSPRKRSYSSSSSSPERNRKRSRSRSSSSGDRKKRRTRSRSPERHHRSSSGSSHSGSRSSSKKK, from the exons ATGTCGACCAAGAATTTCCGAGTCAGTGACGGTGACTGGATTTGCCCTGACAAAAA atgtggaaatgtaaattttGCTAGAAGAACCAGCTGTAATAGATGTGGTCGGG agaaaacaacTGAGGCTAAGATGATGAAAGCTGGTGGCACTGAAATAGGAAAGACACTTGCAGAAAAGAGCCGAGGCCTATTTAGTGCTAATGATTGGCAGTGTAAAAC cTGCAGTAACGTGAATTGGGCCAGAAGGTCAGAGTGTAACATGTGTAATACCCCAAAGTATGCTAAGTTAGAAGAAAGGACAG GGTATGGTGGTGgttttaatgaaagagaaaatgttgagtatatagaaagagaagaatcGGATGGTGAATATGATGAG TTTGGacgtaaaaagaaaaaatacagagggAAGGCAGTTGGTCCTGCATCTATTTTAAAGGAAGTTGAAGATAAAGAATCTGAGGGAgaagatgaggatgaggatgaagatctttctaaatataaattaGATGAG GATGAGGATGAAGATGATGCTGATCTCTCAAAATATAATCTTGATGCCAGCGAGGAAGAAgatagtaataaaaagaaatctaatagACGAAGTCGCTCAAAGTCTCGATCTTCACACTCACGATCTTCATCACGCTCATCCTCCCCCTCAAGTTCAAGGTCTAGGTCCAG GTCCCGTTCAAGAAGTTCTTCCAGTTCGCAGTCAAGATCTCGTTCCAGTTCCAGAGAACGTTCGAGATCTCGTGGGTCGAAATCAAG ATCCAGCTCCAGGTCCCACAGGGGCTCTTCTTCCCCACGAAAAAGATCTTATTCAAGTTCATCATCTTCTCCtgagaggaacagaaagagaagtcgTTCTAGATCCTCTTCATCTGGTGATCGCAAAAAAAGACGCACAAGATCACGGTCACCCGAAAG GCACCACAGGTCATCTTCTGGATCATCCCATTCTGGTTCCCGTTCaagttcaaaaaagaaataa